One segment of Sander vitreus isolate 19-12246 chromosome 20, sanVit1, whole genome shotgun sequence DNA contains the following:
- the asxl2 gene encoding putative Polycomb group protein ASXL2 isoform X1, whose amino-acid sequence MRERQKKKKGRTWAEAAKTVLEKYPNTPMSHKEILQVIQRERLKEISGTSPLACLNAMLHTNSRGEEGIFYKVPGRMGVYTLKKDFSVEANELSEEGSEESSDNLSDSQSTENNSSAIAGEGRRGRWMRRVPSMLQSQPSSPQPRCSSPSVPTGKLISPSQKHSKKALKQALKQQQQRNQRRQGGMPTTSSPRLLLKTIKDMADNITTKTDLCHPVVPRKGSQRSGRLNAGQLKRTKCNIDVETPDSILVNTNLRAIINKHTFSVLPPDCQQRLLKLLPEVDRQACMDGLLKVTSSALNNEFFTSAAQSWKERLSEGEFTPELQLRMRQEIEKEKRVEHWKEAFFENYYGENSGLSFGESKELTKADVNQESARPQSPPHQTGPAAQAPEDPKGSKDSSQTDAATVVKDMKPTKDLLKAQPAQREPVSTTEPMKTRRSQYAEDRKLNATAQSGPTPVVKTLEVERPTERAPVGTLPEKEHKEEVKEEKTELPQSPVKKSGPQKDSSELKEDQPVSVVKPAEESKEVNPEPSGPSEPLKRKSLSEIGDELTPEKRPRMSSVSSVSSVSSVSPPASSVSSPATPTSTTNQRVPPLKIPVSRILPIPLSPSQVSPRTPLPAPLSSPGRTGARTLADIKAKAQLARAQRAAAAAVSSASKGAVPGPGPGGGSGEQTQPSPSPSPTSPQASTRLPASSSSGQTSTPPSRPLDSFGQLSPNRFQTSYSCKTDDKNKGHSAGTVSAPDSIQMQPTLPSVHTLMGQESPSLAISSTKISSCIPANNPLVTQLLQGKEVPLEQILPKPLSKVEVKMSNVPSGSKGKTPHSAEHRSDKQMSNQFNTAGHTEVFSEYPRHHRELPDEETQEQILQALMQRKGQQSQPYGGLGPQHPQYKVYQLVHAEEHQDQSRISVGFLGRKRMPRPAMTGHYLLNVSTYGRGPESKRLHQSVIPNTSISNLKRESTEGEEVAKEEASKCFFPASGVKTEQHGYSVTKSDEAASIQHCSNVKTEPGSEDSAVGADNNSTSVTAKEDTSPFSQSQRRHLELCNSNQGNSEPYLTQVDPSHQWQSAFQTQRTLNNQEVMAASCYSGTISMSVPNTLNRSSAGICSPTASSEAGGVHGSVMSFSVTVTTIPAGHSLDHSNQGDPSPEQSFIEGSNMEDVQSKCYCRLKAMIMCKGCGAFCHDDCIGPSKLCVSCLVVR is encoded by the exons atgagggagagacagaagaaaaagaaggggAGGACGTGGGCGGAAGCCGCTAAAACG GTTTTGGAGAAATACCCTAATACGCCCATGAGCCATAAAGAGATCTTGCAGGTGATCCAAAGAGAAAGGCTCAAGGAAATTAG TGGAACCTCGCCGCTGGCATGTCTGAACGCAATGCTGCACACAAACTCTCGTGGTGAGGAGGGGATCTTCTACAAAGTTCCAGGCAGAATGGGGGTCTACACATTAAAG AAGGATTTCTCAGTTGAGGCGAACGAGCTGTCTGAGGAGGGTTCTGAGGAGAGCAGTGACAATCTCTCTGACTCCCAAAGCACAGAAAACAACAGCAGTGCCATCGCAGGAGAGGGCAGGAGAGGAAGGTGGATGCGAAGAG TTCCCTCCATGCTGCAGTCACAGCCGTCCTCTCCGCAGCCTCGATGCTCGTCGCCTTCTGTCCCCACCGGTAAACTCATCTCTCCGTCGCAGAAACACAGCAAGAAAGCTTTGAAACAG GCCTTgaagcagcagcaacagagaAACCAGCGCAGACAGGGGGGGATGCCAACCACCTCCAGTCCTAGACTGCTTCTGAAAACCATCAAAGATATGGCTGACAACATTACTACAAAGACTG ACTTATGCCACCCAGTTGTTCCCAGGAAGGGTTCTCAGAGGTCAGGCCGCCTTAATGCAG GGCAGCTGAAACGTACCAAGTGTAATATAGATGTGGaaacaccagactccattttgGTTAACACTAACTTGCGGGCGATCATCAACAAGCACACCTTCTCGGTCCTGCCCCCAGACTGCCAACAGAGACTGCTCAAACTTCTGCCTGAAGTTGACCGGCAG GCTTGCATGGACGGTCTTCTGAAGGTGACTAGTTCTGCTTTGAACAATGAGTTCTTCACATCAGCAGCTCAGTCTTGGAAGGAGAGACTGTCTGAGG GGGAATTCACTCCTGAGTTGCAGCTACGAATGCGCCAAGAAATagagaaggaaaagagagtAGAGCACTGGAAGGAGGCCTTCTTTGAAAACTATTATGGTGAAAA TTCTGGGCTCAGCTTTGGGGAATCCAAAGAGCTGACAAAGGCTGATGTGAATCAGGAGTCTGCCAGGCCCCAGTCCCCCCCTCATCAGACAGGACCTGCCGCTCAAGCACCAGAGGATCCCAAGGGCTCCAAGGACAGCAGCCAGACTGATGCTGCGACCGTTGTGAAAGACATGAAGCCAACAAAGGATCTTCTGAAGGCGCAGCCTGCTCAGAGAGAGCCAGTCTCCACCACAGAGCCCATGAAGACACGGCGCTCACAGTACGCTGAGGATCGTAAGTTGAACGCAACAGCACAGTCTGGGCCAACACCTGTGGTGAAAACACTCGAGGTTGAGAGGCCGACTGAACGGGCCCCAGTAGGTACACTGCCTGAAAAGGAGCATAAAGAGGAAGTGAAGGAGGAGAAAACTGAACTCCCCCAGTCGCCTGTGAAGAAGAGCGGCCCACAAAAGGATAGTTCAGAGCTAAAAGAGGATCAGCCAGTGTCTGTAGTTAAGCCCGCTGAGGAGAGCAAAGAGGTCAACCCTGAGCCCAGTGGCCCCTCAGAGCCGCTGAAAAGGAAATCTCTCAGTGAGATTGGGGATGAATTGACACCAGAGAAAAGGCCCCGTATGTCCTCAGTTTCCTCAGTGTCCTCAGTCTCCTCTGTATCTCCTCCAGCGTCATCCGTATCCAGCCCTGCTACACCAACTTCAACAACAAATCAGAGGGTTCCACCACTCAAG ATCCCAGTGTCACGGATTCTTCCCATTCCTTTGTCACCTAGCCAAGTCTCACCCAGGACTCCCCTCCCGGCCCCACTTAGTAGCCCAGGCCGTACTGGTGCTCGCACTTTGGCTGACATCAAAGCCAAAGCTCAGCTTGCCCGAGCGCAGCGAGCAGCGGCTGCCGCAGTATCATCTGCGTCGAAGGGAGCGGTGCCAGGCCCAGGGCCAGGGGGAGGCAGTGGTGAGCAGACACAGCCCTCGCCCAGCCCCAGCCCAACATCCCCACAGGCATCAACCAGGTTACCAGCCTCCAGCAGCAGTGGTCAGACCAGTACTCCTCCTTCTCGCCCACTGGACTCTTTTGGCCAGTTAAGCCCAAACCGGTTTCAAACATCTTACTCATGCAAAACTGACGATAAAAACAAAGGTCATTCTGCTGGTACTGTCAGTGCGCCCGACAGCATTCAAATGCAACCCACTCTGCCATCTGTGCACACTCTGATGGGACAAGAAAGCCCATCACTTGCTATATCATCAACCAAGATCAGCTCCTGTATCCCTGCAAATAACCCGCTGGTCACTCAGCTTCTGCAGGGTAAAGAGGTTCCATTGGAGCAGATCCTCCCAAAACCGCTATCCAAGGTGGAAGTGAAGATGTCAAACGTACCCTCTGGTAGTAAGGGGAAGACACCACACTCTGCTGAGCACAGGTCTGATAAGCAGATGTCCAACCAGTTCAATACAGCAGGACACACAGAAGTTTTCTCAGAATACCCGAGACATCACAGGGAACTTCCTGATGAGGAGACTCAAGAGCAGATCCTGCAAGCTCTGATGCAGAGGAAAGGCCAGCAGAGCCAGCCTTATGGTGGTCTGGGGCCTCAGCACCCTCAGTACAAAGTATATCAGCTAGTGCATGCAGAAGAGCATCAGGACCAATCCAGGATTTCGGTAGGATTTCTGGGTCGTAAGAGGATGCCCAGGCCTGCCATGACGGGACATTACCTGCTTAATGTGTCCACATATGGCCGAGGACCAGAGAGCAAGAGACTGCACCAGTCTGTCATCCCAAACACGTCTATATCCAATTTAAAAAGGGAAAGCACAGAAGGAGAGGAGGTGGCCAAGGAAGAAGCCAGCAAATGCTTTTTTCCTGCTTCTGGGGTAAAAACAGAGCAGCATGGATATTCAGTAACCAAGTCTGATGAAGCAGCGAGCATTCAGCATTGCTCCAATGTAAAGACGGAGCCTGGATCAGAGGATAGTGCAGTCGGTGCCGATAACAACAGCACCAGTGTGACAGCCAAAGAAGACACCAGCCCTTTTTCTCAGTCACAACGAAGGCACCTCGAACTCTGCAATAGTAACCAAGGAAACTCTGAGCCATATCTTACCCAAGTGGACCCCAGTCACCAGTGGCAGTCGGCCTTTCAAACCCAGAGAACACTCAATAATCAGGAAGTCATGGCAGCATCGTGCTACAGTGGCACTATCAGCATGTCTGTACCTAACACTTTGAACCGCAGCAGTGCAGGCATCTGCTCTCCCACAGCCTCATCAGAGGCTGGCGGTGTCCACGGGAGCGTCATGTCTTTCTCAGTGACCGTCACCACTATACCTGCCGGTCACTCGTTAGACCACAGCAACCAGGGCGATCCCTCACCTGAGCAGTCGTTCATCGAAGGCTCCAACATGGAGGACGTCCAGTCTAAATGCTACTGCAGACTGAAGGCGATGATCATGTGCAAAGGATGCGGAGCCTTTTGCCACGATGACTGCATCGGCCCCTCGAAACTCTGCGTGTCATGTTTAGTTGTACGATGA
- the asxl2 gene encoding putative Polycomb group protein ASXL2 isoform X2: MIIAKVPSMLQSQPSSPQPRCSSPSVPTGKLISPSQKHSKKALKQALKQQQQRNQRRQGGMPTTSSPRLLLKTIKDMADNITTKTDLCHPVVPRKGSQRSGRLNAGQLKRTKCNIDVETPDSILVNTNLRAIINKHTFSVLPPDCQQRLLKLLPEVDRQACMDGLLKVTSSALNNEFFTSAAQSWKERLSEGEFTPELQLRMRQEIEKEKRVEHWKEAFFENYYGENSGLSFGESKELTKADVNQESARPQSPPHQTGPAAQAPEDPKGSKDSSQTDAATVVKDMKPTKDLLKAQPAQREPVSTTEPMKTRRSQYAEDRKLNATAQSGPTPVVKTLEVERPTERAPVGTLPEKEHKEEVKEEKTELPQSPVKKSGPQKDSSELKEDQPVSVVKPAEESKEVNPEPSGPSEPLKRKSLSEIGDELTPEKRPRMSSVSSVSSVSSVSPPASSVSSPATPTSTTNQRVPPLKIPVSRILPIPLSPSQVSPRTPLPAPLSSPGRTGARTLADIKAKAQLARAQRAAAAAVSSASKGAVPGPGPGGGSGEQTQPSPSPSPTSPQASTRLPASSSSGQTSTPPSRPLDSFGQLSPNRFQTSYSCKTDDKNKGHSAGTVSAPDSIQMQPTLPSVHTLMGQESPSLAISSTKISSCIPANNPLVTQLLQGKEVPLEQILPKPLSKVEVKMSNVPSGSKGKTPHSAEHRSDKQMSNQFNTAGHTEVFSEYPRHHRELPDEETQEQILQALMQRKGQQSQPYGGLGPQHPQYKVYQLVHAEEHQDQSRISVGFLGRKRMPRPAMTGHYLLNVSTYGRGPESKRLHQSVIPNTSISNLKRESTEGEEVAKEEASKCFFPASGVKTEQHGYSVTKSDEAASIQHCSNVKTEPGSEDSAVGADNNSTSVTAKEDTSPFSQSQRRHLELCNSNQGNSEPYLTQVDPSHQWQSAFQTQRTLNNQEVMAASCYSGTISMSVPNTLNRSSAGICSPTASSEAGGVHGSVMSFSVTVTTIPAGHSLDHSNQGDPSPEQSFIEGSNMEDVQSKCYCRLKAMIMCKGCGAFCHDDCIGPSKLCVSCLVVR, translated from the exons ATGATAATAGCAAAAG TTCCCTCCATGCTGCAGTCACAGCCGTCCTCTCCGCAGCCTCGATGCTCGTCGCCTTCTGTCCCCACCGGTAAACTCATCTCTCCGTCGCAGAAACACAGCAAGAAAGCTTTGAAACAG GCCTTgaagcagcagcaacagagaAACCAGCGCAGACAGGGGGGGATGCCAACCACCTCCAGTCCTAGACTGCTTCTGAAAACCATCAAAGATATGGCTGACAACATTACTACAAAGACTG ACTTATGCCACCCAGTTGTTCCCAGGAAGGGTTCTCAGAGGTCAGGCCGCCTTAATGCAG GGCAGCTGAAACGTACCAAGTGTAATATAGATGTGGaaacaccagactccattttgGTTAACACTAACTTGCGGGCGATCATCAACAAGCACACCTTCTCGGTCCTGCCCCCAGACTGCCAACAGAGACTGCTCAAACTTCTGCCTGAAGTTGACCGGCAG GCTTGCATGGACGGTCTTCTGAAGGTGACTAGTTCTGCTTTGAACAATGAGTTCTTCACATCAGCAGCTCAGTCTTGGAAGGAGAGACTGTCTGAGG GGGAATTCACTCCTGAGTTGCAGCTACGAATGCGCCAAGAAATagagaaggaaaagagagtAGAGCACTGGAAGGAGGCCTTCTTTGAAAACTATTATGGTGAAAA TTCTGGGCTCAGCTTTGGGGAATCCAAAGAGCTGACAAAGGCTGATGTGAATCAGGAGTCTGCCAGGCCCCAGTCCCCCCCTCATCAGACAGGACCTGCCGCTCAAGCACCAGAGGATCCCAAGGGCTCCAAGGACAGCAGCCAGACTGATGCTGCGACCGTTGTGAAAGACATGAAGCCAACAAAGGATCTTCTGAAGGCGCAGCCTGCTCAGAGAGAGCCAGTCTCCACCACAGAGCCCATGAAGACACGGCGCTCACAGTACGCTGAGGATCGTAAGTTGAACGCAACAGCACAGTCTGGGCCAACACCTGTGGTGAAAACACTCGAGGTTGAGAGGCCGACTGAACGGGCCCCAGTAGGTACACTGCCTGAAAAGGAGCATAAAGAGGAAGTGAAGGAGGAGAAAACTGAACTCCCCCAGTCGCCTGTGAAGAAGAGCGGCCCACAAAAGGATAGTTCAGAGCTAAAAGAGGATCAGCCAGTGTCTGTAGTTAAGCCCGCTGAGGAGAGCAAAGAGGTCAACCCTGAGCCCAGTGGCCCCTCAGAGCCGCTGAAAAGGAAATCTCTCAGTGAGATTGGGGATGAATTGACACCAGAGAAAAGGCCCCGTATGTCCTCAGTTTCCTCAGTGTCCTCAGTCTCCTCTGTATCTCCTCCAGCGTCATCCGTATCCAGCCCTGCTACACCAACTTCAACAACAAATCAGAGGGTTCCACCACTCAAG ATCCCAGTGTCACGGATTCTTCCCATTCCTTTGTCACCTAGCCAAGTCTCACCCAGGACTCCCCTCCCGGCCCCACTTAGTAGCCCAGGCCGTACTGGTGCTCGCACTTTGGCTGACATCAAAGCCAAAGCTCAGCTTGCCCGAGCGCAGCGAGCAGCGGCTGCCGCAGTATCATCTGCGTCGAAGGGAGCGGTGCCAGGCCCAGGGCCAGGGGGAGGCAGTGGTGAGCAGACACAGCCCTCGCCCAGCCCCAGCCCAACATCCCCACAGGCATCAACCAGGTTACCAGCCTCCAGCAGCAGTGGTCAGACCAGTACTCCTCCTTCTCGCCCACTGGACTCTTTTGGCCAGTTAAGCCCAAACCGGTTTCAAACATCTTACTCATGCAAAACTGACGATAAAAACAAAGGTCATTCTGCTGGTACTGTCAGTGCGCCCGACAGCATTCAAATGCAACCCACTCTGCCATCTGTGCACACTCTGATGGGACAAGAAAGCCCATCACTTGCTATATCATCAACCAAGATCAGCTCCTGTATCCCTGCAAATAACCCGCTGGTCACTCAGCTTCTGCAGGGTAAAGAGGTTCCATTGGAGCAGATCCTCCCAAAACCGCTATCCAAGGTGGAAGTGAAGATGTCAAACGTACCCTCTGGTAGTAAGGGGAAGACACCACACTCTGCTGAGCACAGGTCTGATAAGCAGATGTCCAACCAGTTCAATACAGCAGGACACACAGAAGTTTTCTCAGAATACCCGAGACATCACAGGGAACTTCCTGATGAGGAGACTCAAGAGCAGATCCTGCAAGCTCTGATGCAGAGGAAAGGCCAGCAGAGCCAGCCTTATGGTGGTCTGGGGCCTCAGCACCCTCAGTACAAAGTATATCAGCTAGTGCATGCAGAAGAGCATCAGGACCAATCCAGGATTTCGGTAGGATTTCTGGGTCGTAAGAGGATGCCCAGGCCTGCCATGACGGGACATTACCTGCTTAATGTGTCCACATATGGCCGAGGACCAGAGAGCAAGAGACTGCACCAGTCTGTCATCCCAAACACGTCTATATCCAATTTAAAAAGGGAAAGCACAGAAGGAGAGGAGGTGGCCAAGGAAGAAGCCAGCAAATGCTTTTTTCCTGCTTCTGGGGTAAAAACAGAGCAGCATGGATATTCAGTAACCAAGTCTGATGAAGCAGCGAGCATTCAGCATTGCTCCAATGTAAAGACGGAGCCTGGATCAGAGGATAGTGCAGTCGGTGCCGATAACAACAGCACCAGTGTGACAGCCAAAGAAGACACCAGCCCTTTTTCTCAGTCACAACGAAGGCACCTCGAACTCTGCAATAGTAACCAAGGAAACTCTGAGCCATATCTTACCCAAGTGGACCCCAGTCACCAGTGGCAGTCGGCCTTTCAAACCCAGAGAACACTCAATAATCAGGAAGTCATGGCAGCATCGTGCTACAGTGGCACTATCAGCATGTCTGTACCTAACACTTTGAACCGCAGCAGTGCAGGCATCTGCTCTCCCACAGCCTCATCAGAGGCTGGCGGTGTCCACGGGAGCGTCATGTCTTTCTCAGTGACCGTCACCACTATACCTGCCGGTCACTCGTTAGACCACAGCAACCAGGGCGATCCCTCACCTGAGCAGTCGTTCATCGAAGGCTCCAACATGGAGGACGTCCAGTCTAAATGCTACTGCAGACTGAAGGCGATGATCATGTGCAAAGGATGCGGAGCCTTTTGCCACGATGACTGCATCGGCCCCTCGAAACTCTGCGTGTCATGTTTAGTTGTACGATGA
- the kif3cb gene encoding kinesin family member 3Cb: MSKTKHCEAVRVVVRCRPFSRREATVGCENILQIDDRLGQITLKNPKAPPDEPRKVFTFDSVYGLDSKQRDIYDDAVRPLVESVLQGFNGTIFAYGQTGTGKTHTMQGVSNDPEMRGVIPNSFQHIFTQISRTQNQKYLVRSSYLEIYQEEIRDLLCKDNNKKLELKENPDFGVYVKDLSTVVTKNANEIEHVMNIGNQSRAVGFTNMNERSSRSHAIFVITVECSELGPDGEDHIRVGKLNMVDLAGSERQSKTGAKGKRLKEAAKINLSLSALGNVISALVNGKSTHVPYRDSKLTRLLQDSLGGNAKTVMIATVGPSHKNFEESLSTLRYASRAKNIKNKPRINEDPKDALLREFQEEIARLKAQLEERGMLAKERRRRRNSKRLSKSMAGMEEEMFRERDADVWTSFEEEPEVRLRMKDGSDIPKALTCQGSGEKLKHLIENRKSIQDMQWDQDALEKIIEKYKAMESKLLVGGKTIIDHTNEQQKMLELKRQEIAEQIRREREIQQQMMLQDEETLEMRETFSSLQQEVEHKTKKLKRLYAKLQLVKAEMTDVIDEHVLIRQELEQTQTELTRELKYKYLLIENFIPPEEKNKIMNRLHFDSEEDQWRLQPVIPSESAPTQVTRRPLSAVGYKRPISQYAQIAVSKATGDPSRYQAENIMLLELDMSPPTMFNLSLNGAHLERAFSPRLMQDLLVTVPIRERSTASSRVRRSQSWYQAPQAASIASSSSSTTLTSGSQSFSPSQRQRPSSAAYLPLGGPIQSSP; encoded by the exons ATGTCTAAAACCAAACATTGCGAGGCTGTCAGGGTGGTGGTCCGCTGCCGGCCATTCAGCAGGAGAGAGGCGACAGTGGGCTGTGAAAACATTCTGCAGATTGATGACAGACTGGGACAGATCACCCTCAAGAACCCGAAGGCACCACCTGATGAGCCAAGGAAAGTATTCACGTTTGATTCTGTGTATGGCTTGGATTCAAAACAAAGAGACATTTATGATGACGCCGTGAGACCTCTCGTGGAGTCCGTGCTCCAAGGCTTCAACGGGACTATATTTGCGTATGGACAAACTGGGACAGGTAAAACACACACCATGCAAGGGGTTTCAAACGACCCAGAGATGAGAGGTGTTATACCAAATTCATTTCAGCACATCTTTACACAAATATCCAGaactcagaatcagaaatacctGGTGAGGTCATCATACCTGGAGATCTACCAGGAGGAAATCCGAGATCTGCTGTGCAAAGACAACAACAAGAAACTAGAGCTTAAAGAAAACCCTGACTTTGGTGTTTATGTGAAAGATCTGTCCACCGTGGTCACAAAGAATGCCAATGAGATTGAACATGTGATGAACATAGGCAACCAGTCCAGGGCTGTGGGGTTCACTAACATGAATGAACGCAGCTCTCGGTCTCATGCCATTTTTGTCATAACCGTGGAGTGTAGTGAACTAGGGCCAGATGGCGAGGACCACATCCGTGTTGGGAAGCTCAACATGGTTGACCTGGCTGGCAGCGAGCGCCAGAGCAAGACGGGCGCGAAAGGAAAGCGACTTAAGGAAGCAGCCAAAATCAACCTGTCCCTCTCAGCACTGGGGAATGTCATTTCAGCCCTGGTGAATGGGAAGAGCACCCACGTCCCTTACAGAGACTCCAAACTGACCCGCTTGCTCCAGGACTCACTGGGTGGCAACGCAAAGACGGTCATGATAGCAACAGTGGGGCCATCGCACAAGAACTTTGAGGAATCCCTGTCCACTCTGAGGTACGCCAGCCGGGCCAAGAACATCAAGAACAAACCTCGGATTAATGAGGATCCCAAAGATGCCCTGCTGAGGGAGTTTCAGGAGGAGATTGCCCGCTTGAAAGCCCAGCTAGAGGAGCGAGGGATGCTGgcaaaggagaggaggaggagaaggaacaGCAAAAGGCTGAGTAAAAGTATGGCTGGCATGGAAGAGGAGATGTTCAGAGAGAGGGATGCGGATGTGTGGACGTCTTTCGAGGAGGAACCAGAGGTGAGACTTCGTATGAAAGATGGAAGTGATATCCCCAAGGCCCTGACCTGCCAGGGGAGCGGGGAGAAGTTAAAGCACCTGattgaaaacagaaaaagtatACAGGACATGCAGTGGGATCAAGATGCTTTGGAGAAGATAATTGAGAAATATAAG GCTATGGAGAGCAAACTGTTAGTGGGAGGAAAGACTATAATTGATCACACCAATGAACAGCAAAAAATGCTGGAGCTGAAGAGGCAAGAAATTGCAGAGCAg AtaagacgagagagagagatacagcaGCAGATGATGTTGCAGGACGAGGAGACCTTAGAAATGAGAGAGACGTTCTCCTCCCTGCAGCAGGAGGTGGAACATAAGACAAAAAAGCTGAAGAGG TTGTATGCCAAACTCCAGTTGGTGAAGGCAGAGATGACAGATGTCATTGATGAACATGTCCTAATCAGACAGGAGCTGGAACAGACACAGACGGAACTCACCAGAGAACTCAAGTACAA ATATCTCTTGATTGAGAACTTTATACCTCCAGAGGAAAAGAACAAGATCATGAACAGGCTGCACTTTGACAGTGAGGAGGATCAGTGGAGACTCCAGCCGGTCATTCCATCGGAGAG TGCACCCACTCAGGTCACGAGAAGGCCTCTCTCAGCTGTGGGATACAAGAGGCCAATCAGCCAATACGCACAGATTGCTGTTTCCAAGGCAACTGGGGACCCATCTAGATACCAG GCTGAGAATATAATGCTGTTGGAGTTGGACATGTCTCCACCGACCATGTTCAACTTGTCCCTTAATGGCGCTCACCTGGAGAGAGCCTTTTCTCCCAGGCTGATGCAGGATCTTCTGGTAACTGTCCCCATTAGAGAGCGGAGCACTGCATCGTCACGGGTCAGGAGATCCCAGTCCTG GTATCAGGCACCGCAAGCAGCATCCATtgcatcatcctcatcatccaCCACTCTGACATCAGGATCTCAGagtttctctccctctcagagACAAAGACCATCCTCTGCTGCCTATCTTCCACTGGGAGGTCCAATTCAGTCAAGCCCCTGA